The following proteins are co-located in the Mus pahari chromosome 14, PAHARI_EIJ_v1.1, whole genome shotgun sequence genome:
- the Prpsap2 gene encoding phosphoribosyl pyrophosphate synthase-associated protein 2 isoform X1 yields the protein MFCVAPPELETKMNITKGGLVLFSANSNSSCMELSKKIAERLGVEMGKVQVYQEPNRETRVQIQESVRGKDVFIIQTISKDVNTTIMELLIMVYACKTSCAKSIIGVIPYFPYSKQCKMRKRGSIVSKLLASMMCKAGLTHLITMDLHQKEIQGFFNIPVDNLRASPFLLQYIQEEIPDYRNAVIVAKSPASAKRAQSFAERLRLGIAVIHGEAQDAESDLVDGRHSPPMVRSVAAIHPSLEIPMLIPKEKPPITVVGDVGGRIAIIVDDIIDDVDSFLAAAETLKERGAYKIFVMATHGLLSSDAPRLIEESAIDEVVVTNTIPHEIQKLQCPKIKTVDISMILSEAIRRIHNGESMSYLFRNIGLDD from the exons ATGTTTTGTGTGGCGCCTCCTGAATTAGAAACCAAGATGAACATAACCAAAGGAGGCCTCGTGTTGTTTTCAGCAAATTCCAATTCATCGTGTATGGAGCTTTCAAAGAAAATTGCTGA gCGGCTGGGGGTGGAGATGGGCAAAGTGCAGGTTTACCAGGAACCTAACAGAG AAACAAGAGTTCAAATCCAGGAGTCTGTGAGAGGAAAAGATGTATTTATCATCCAAACCATCTCAAA GGACGTGAACACCACCATCATGGAGCTCCTGATCATGGTATATGCATGTAAGACCTCATGTGCCAAGAGCATCATCGGAGTGATCCCCTACTTTCCTTATAGCAAGCAGTGCAAGATGAGAAAAAGGGGCTCCATTGTCTCAAAATTGCTGGCTTCTATGATGTGCAAAGCTG GTCTGACTCATCTCATCACTATGGATTTACACCAGAAGGAAATCCAGGGCTTCTTCAATATTCCAGTGGATAATTTAAGAGCCTCCCCCTTCCTGTTACAATATATTCAAGAAGAG ATCCCAGATTATAGGAATGCAGTCATCGTGGCCAAATCTCCAGCCTCTGCCAAGAG GGCACAATCTTTTGCAGAGCGTCTACGTCTGGGAATCGCAGTGATCCATGGAGAAGCACAGGATGCTGAGTCTGACTTGGTAGATGGCCGGCACTCCCCACCAATGGTCAGGAGTGTAGCTGCGATCCACCCCAGCCTGGAGATCCCCA TGCTGATTCCTAAAGAGAAGCCCCCAATCACAGTTGTTGGTGATGTCGGAGGAAGAATTGCCATCATTGTG GATGACATCATTGACGATGTGGATAGCTTTCTTGCTGCAGCAGAGACCCTGAAGGAAAGAGGTGCATACAAGATCTTTGTGATGGCCACTCATGGCTTGCTATCCTCTGATGCTCCCCGGCTGATTGAAGAGTCTGCCATTGATGAG GTGGTGGTCACTAACACAATCCCACACGAGATCCAGAAGCTGCAGTGCCCCAAGATCAAGACTGTGGACATCAGCATGATCCTCTCAGAAGCCATTCGCCGAATTCACAACGGGGAGTCCATGTCCTACCTTTTCAGAAACATAGGCTTAGATGACTGA
- the Prpsap2 gene encoding phosphoribosyl pyrophosphate synthase-associated protein 2 isoform X2: MELLIMVYACKTSCAKSIIGVIPYFPYSKQCKMRKRGSIVSKLLASMMCKAGLTHLITMDLHQKEIQGFFNIPVDNLRASPFLLQYIQEEIPDYRNAVIVAKSPASAKRAQSFAERLRLGIAVIHGEAQDAESDLVDGRHSPPMVRSVAAIHPSLEIPMLIPKEKPPITVVGDVGGRIAIIVDDIIDDVDSFLAAAETLKERGAYKIFVMATHGLLSSDAPRLIEESAIDEVVVTNTIPHEIQKLQCPKIKTVDISMILSEAIRRIHNGESMSYLFRNIGLDD; the protein is encoded by the exons ATGGAGCTCCTGATCATGGTATATGCATGTAAGACCTCATGTGCCAAGAGCATCATCGGAGTGATCCCCTACTTTCCTTATAGCAAGCAGTGCAAGATGAGAAAAAGGGGCTCCATTGTCTCAAAATTGCTGGCTTCTATGATGTGCAAAGCTG GTCTGACTCATCTCATCACTATGGATTTACACCAGAAGGAAATCCAGGGCTTCTTCAATATTCCAGTGGATAATTTAAGAGCCTCCCCCTTCCTGTTACAATATATTCAAGAAGAG ATCCCAGATTATAGGAATGCAGTCATCGTGGCCAAATCTCCAGCCTCTGCCAAGAG GGCACAATCTTTTGCAGAGCGTCTACGTCTGGGAATCGCAGTGATCCATGGAGAAGCACAGGATGCTGAGTCTGACTTGGTAGATGGCCGGCACTCCCCACCAATGGTCAGGAGTGTAGCTGCGATCCACCCCAGCCTGGAGATCCCCA TGCTGATTCCTAAAGAGAAGCCCCCAATCACAGTTGTTGGTGATGTCGGAGGAAGAATTGCCATCATTGTG GATGACATCATTGACGATGTGGATAGCTTTCTTGCTGCAGCAGAGACCCTGAAGGAAAGAGGTGCATACAAGATCTTTGTGATGGCCACTCATGGCTTGCTATCCTCTGATGCTCCCCGGCTGATTGAAGAGTCTGCCATTGATGAG GTGGTGGTCACTAACACAATCCCACACGAGATCCAGAAGCTGCAGTGCCCCAAGATCAAGACTGTGGACATCAGCATGATCCTCTCAGAAGCCATTCGCCGAATTCACAACGGGGAGTCCATGTCCTACCTTTTCAGAAACATAGGCTTAGATGACTGA